A DNA window from Comamonas sp. 26 contains the following coding sequences:
- a CDS encoding oxepin-CoA hydrolase, alternative type, whose amino-acid sequence MNSALVTRREGAVLILSNNNPAARNALSPEYYHAVMDGLRAAGTDASVAAIILTGEGGHFCAGGDLNQLATRRAMPLAERRIKLEDLNHLIRAIRDCPKPVIAAVEGAAAGAGLSLAMACDLMVAAKSAVFSVAYVKVGLTPDGGATSFLAEFVSRQVLTELCLTGERISGERMHALGCINRLTETGAALHAALALAQQLAQGPEVATARIKTLCRVAHHHSLEEQLALEADYMVEAQGSEESREGIGAFLEKRAPDFARLRSAE is encoded by the coding sequence ATGAATTCTGCACTTGTCACCCGGCGCGAAGGCGCTGTTCTTATCCTCTCCAACAACAACCCGGCAGCGCGCAATGCGCTGTCGCCAGAGTACTACCACGCCGTCATGGATGGCCTGCGTGCTGCGGGTACCGATGCCTCTGTGGCCGCAATCATCCTGACGGGTGAAGGCGGCCATTTTTGCGCTGGTGGTGATCTGAATCAGCTGGCCACGCGCCGAGCCATGCCGCTGGCTGAGCGGCGCATCAAGCTCGAAGACCTTAACCATCTCATTCGCGCCATACGCGACTGCCCCAAGCCGGTGATTGCAGCGGTTGAAGGCGCAGCAGCGGGGGCAGGCCTGTCTCTGGCCATGGCTTGCGACCTGATGGTGGCAGCCAAGTCCGCCGTGTTTTCTGTGGCTTATGTGAAAGTGGGGCTGACGCCGGATGGCGGGGCCACTTCGTTTCTGGCCGAGTTTGTCTCGCGCCAGGTGCTGACCGAGCTTTGTCTGACGGGCGAACGCATCAGCGGCGAGCGCATGCATGCTCTGGGTTGCATCAACCGTTTGACGGAAACCGGCGCAGCCTTGCATGCGGCACTGGCGCTGGCCCAGCAACTGGCGCAGGGGCCGGAAGTGGCTACCGCCCGAATCAAGACGCTGTGCCGCGTAGCACACCACCACAGCTTGGAAGAGCAGCTGGCACTGGAGGCCGACTATATGGTCGAGGCCCAGGGCAGCGAAGAATCCCGCGAGGGCATTGGCGCATTTCTGGAAAAGCGCGCCCCAGACTTTGCCAGGCTGCGAAGCGCTGAATAA